TTGTAACGGATTAAAACTCGTTCTTCCACATCATGGATTCCACGGGGCGAACGGTGCGGCCGTTGTATTTGGCGTTGCCTTTTTTGTTGTAGAGCGTTTCGATCTGTCCTTCCACCACGAAGTAAATGAGCTGGCCGATGGGCATGCCGGCATAAATCCGGACGGGCTGGGCGCAAGAGATCTCCAGCGTCCAGGTGTTGCAGAAGCCTACGTCGCCTTTGCCGGCGGTGGCATGGATATCGATCCCCAGGCGGCCGGTGCTGCTCTTGCCTTCCAGGAAGGGCACATGGGCGTGGGTTTCCGTGTATTCGTGCGTAACGCCCAGGTAAAGCGTGTTGGGCTGCAGTACAAAGCCTTCCTCCGGAATCTCGAAATGCACGATCTCATTGTGCCGGCGGGCATCCAGTACACGGTCCGCATACGTGGCCAGGTATTTACCCAGATGCACGTCATACGAGTTGGTACCGAGGTATTTCCGGTCGAAAGGGCTGATCACGATGGTGCCCTTTTCAATTTCTTCCAGAATTCTTTTGTCAGACAAGATCATGCGTGATGGTGTTTAGGTTAGGCCGGTTGCTTAATTCCCGTTAAATTCGCGTTTAAGCGGCGAATTTATGGCTTTAATACGAACGATACAAATCGATCCGGCCACCCGGCTGGGAGTGTGGAAAATTGGTGAAGAAGAAGGGTTTTTCAGGAAAAGGGTGAACATCGACCCCGGCGTCCACCATCCCCACAAGCGCCTCCAGCATTTCGCAGGGCGCTACCTCCTTGTGGAGCTTTTCCCCGAGCTGCCCGTGCATGAAATCCGGAAACTCGACAGCCGGAAACCATATATTCCCGGAAATCCTTATTATTTTTCCATCTCGCATTGCGGCGATTTTGCCGCCGCCATCGTGAGCACCCGCGAACATGTGGGCATTGATATCGAAAACGTGCAACCAAAAATCGGCCGCGTTGCCCACAAGTTCCTCGCCGAACGCGAACGGCAGTTCATCTCCGGCATCAGCCGGCTCGAACACCAGACCGTTTGCTGGTCGGCCAAAGAAGCCGTTTACAAATGGTACGGCCTCGGCGGGCTCGACTTTAAAGCCAACATGCAGCTCCAGGCCTTTCCGCTCCAGCAGGCGGGAATGCTCGTCTGCGACTTTCTGAAGGAAGACCGCATGGCCTGCCTGGATCTGCAGTACATCATCGACAATAACCTATGCCTCGCCTGGACGGCCGGGGAAAACAAACAACCGAACCAGCAATGAAAATTTTTCTCTTGGGGTTTATGGGAGCCGGAAAATCCTATTGGGGCAAGCAGCTCGCCGCGCATTGGGACCTCCCTTTCTTCGATCTCGACGACGTGATCGTGGAAGCGGAAGGCATGCCCGTAGCCGATATCTTCAACACCAAAGGCGAAACCTATTTCCGGGAGCTGGAAAGCCGCCTGCTCCGCGAACTGGCGCTCGATAACGACCGCTTCCTCATTTCCTGCGGCGGCGGAACGCCTTGTTTCTCCGATACCATGGATTTCATGAACGAGAACGGTAAAACGATCTGGCTCAATCCTTCGGTAGGGGTGATGGTGGAGCGGCTGCAGCGCAAACAGCACAAGCGCCCCCTTATCCAGGACCTCACGCCGGAAGACCTGGCCGCCTTTACCGAGAAAAAATTGCTGGAACGCCAGCCATATTATGAGCAAAGTCAGGTGATCATCAGTGACGATGAGATATCTTTGGAAACTTTTGACAAACTGATCCACCATGCATAAATCGTATTTAGTATGGGCCGCCGCCCTCGGCGCCCTCTCCGTGATCCTTGGCGCATTTGGCGCGCATAAGCTGAAAGAACTTGTGCCCCCGGAAACCGTGAGTACTTTCCAGACCGGCGTTACTTACCAGTTCTATCACGTATTTGCACTGCTGGCGGTGGGTATTTTGTATGCGCACATCCCTTCGCCGCAACTCGTGTGGGCAGGGCGCTTTTTCTTGCTTGGCATCCTCCTGTTTTCAGGCTCGCTGTATATCCTCACGATGCTGAAAGCCACTGAAACCGTAGGCCTCCGCGGCATCGGCGCCATCACGCCTATCGGCGGACTGCTTTTCATCGCCGGATGGATCAGCCTGCTGATCGGCATCCTCAAAAAATAATTTCCGCATATCCGCCATATCTCCAACCATGCGTAAAAAAGCCTTCCTCACCGGGTTGCAGCTGATGATCGGCTGCGCCCTTTTCGCACAGGAAAAACCTTTCGATCCAGCAGATTATGAAACGGTAACCCTCCGTCCGGACAAACCCGCGGTTTTCCGGCAGGATGTACAGATCCCCGTCGCCAACGACTCTTTCCGCCTCAAAGGCGTTTTCACCCGCCCCGGGAAAGAAGGTAAACACCCCGCCATCCTGCTGCTGCCGGGCAATGCATCCTACAACCTCGACGCCGCCGCATTCTCCGCCACCGTTCTCGAACGGATCGCGCAGACGTTCGCGGAAGAGGGTTTCGCCGTTTTATATTTCGACGACCGCAACGCCGCCGCGAACGGCAGTTACGCCACCCTTGCCCGCGACGCAGCGGACGCGCTGAAGGAATTACGTTCCCTTCCCCAGGTGGATCCCCGCAAAACCGGTATCGTTGCTCACAACGCCGGCGCCGCCGCAGGCCTGATGATAGCCGCGCAGGATACCACCCTTCGCTTCTTTGTGCCAATGGCGGCGCAGGGCGCGGGAAGCCCTGCTACCATGGCGAATTTCATGTTGGCCGTGCATGCGGATAAGGAACCCGGCTTCAGGGAACGCGCGGCCCGGGAAGGTGAGGTGCTCATGAAAATTGCAGGTGCCGGCCAGCCGCATTATTCACTCCTCCTGCAATTGAAAAGAGCCGCCATCGGCTTCGAGCGGGAGTTCCGGCTGGAAAAGAAGATTCCTGACAATGCGGAAACCGGGTACGCGCTCATGCTTATCCAGACGTATTCGCTGCCGGAAATGATCGCTTTCGCCACCTACAATCCAACGGAATACATGAACCGGGTGAAATGTCCCGTGCTGGCTTTGTTTGGAGAGAACGACGAGCTGATCGCCCCGTCCGCCCACAGTTCTGCGTGGAAGCAGCAAATACCCGGGGCCACTATCCGGTCATTTCCCGGAATGAATCATTATCTTTC
Above is a genomic segment from Chitinophaga pollutisoli containing:
- a CDS encoding shikimate kinase, which gives rise to MKIFLLGFMGAGKSYWGKQLAAHWDLPFFDLDDVIVEAEGMPVADIFNTKGETYFRELESRLLRELALDNDRFLISCGGGTPCFSDTMDFMNENGKTIWLNPSVGVMVERLQRKQHKRPLIQDLTPEDLAAFTEKKLLERQPYYEQSQVIISDDEISLETFDKLIHHA
- a CDS encoding 4'-phosphopantetheinyl transferase superfamily protein; this encodes MALIRTIQIDPATRLGVWKIGEEEGFFRKRVNIDPGVHHPHKRLQHFAGRYLLVELFPELPVHEIRKLDSRKPYIPGNPYYFSISHCGDFAAAIVSTREHVGIDIENVQPKIGRVAHKFLAERERQFISGISRLEHQTVCWSAKEAVYKWYGLGGLDFKANMQLQAFPLQQAGMLVCDFLKEDRMACLDLQYIIDNNLCLAWTAGENKQPNQQ
- the dcd gene encoding dCTP deaminase, with the translated sequence MILSDKRILEEIEKGTIVISPFDRKYLGTNSYDVHLGKYLATYADRVLDARRHNEIVHFEIPEEGFVLQPNTLYLGVTHEYTETHAHVPFLEGKSSTGRLGIDIHATAGKGDVGFCNTWTLEISCAQPVRIYAGMPIGQLIYFVVEGQIETLYNKKGNAKYNGRTVRPVESMMWKNEF
- a CDS encoding DUF423 domain-containing protein; this encodes MHKSYLVWAAALGALSVILGAFGAHKLKELVPPETVSTFQTGVTYQFYHVFALLAVGILYAHIPSPQLVWAGRFFLLGILLFSGSLYILTMLKATETVGLRGIGAITPIGGLLFIAGWISLLIGILKK